A part of Maridesulfovibrio hydrothermalis AM13 = DSM 14728 genomic DNA contains:
- a CDS encoding DotU family type IV/VI secretion system protein — protein MHLSDCFLELFTFIRFLADSPEMADAEYDAVHEDVSKLIERLEQRADKCGFAPDLFDKARFAVFAWVDEAVLCSSWSGTRQWLRHPLQREYYGTTNAGEEFFERLDMLLDGNHVPVDESLFADLEKDSNENAPAGKIENANSEVLEVYTLCLSLGYTGKYFSESDTERLDKLRNDCIARIMGKQGGNGLAAFPAAYGTGEKALRTSQYGRVFDPLSIVFIVLPVLVVAGVFFAYRGLLEYSLNLWLG, from the coding sequence ATGCATCTGTCAGACTGCTTTCTGGAACTCTTCACCTTTATCCGCTTTTTGGCTGATTCTCCGGAAATGGCCGATGCAGAGTATGATGCTGTGCATGAAGATGTCTCAAAGCTTATTGAACGTCTGGAACAGAGAGCTGATAAATGCGGCTTTGCTCCTGATCTGTTTGATAAAGCAAGGTTTGCAGTATTTGCATGGGTGGATGAAGCTGTACTTTGTTCTTCATGGTCAGGAACCCGTCAGTGGCTCCGGCATCCTTTGCAGAGGGAGTATTACGGCACGACCAATGCGGGGGAGGAGTTCTTTGAGCGTCTCGATATGCTGCTTGACGGGAATCATGTTCCTGTTGATGAGAGTCTTTTTGCCGATCTTGAAAAGGATTCAAATGAAAATGCACCTGCCGGTAAAATAGAAAACGCTAATTCTGAAGTGCTAGAAGTTTATACCTTATGTCTGTCCCTTGGTTATACTGGAAAATATTTCAGCGAGTCGGATACTGAACGTCTTGATAAGCTGCGCAATGATTGCATTGCGCGGATAATGGGGAAGCAGGGCGGCAACGGGCTGGCTGCTTTTCCGGCAGCGTATGGAACTGGAGAGAAAGCTCTCCGCACTTCACAATATGGTCGGGTTTTTGATCCGCTTTCCATTGTTTTTATTGTTCTTCCGGTGCTTGTGGTGGCTGGTGTTTTTTTCGCCTATAGGGGCCTTCTCGAATACAGTCTCAACCTATGGTTGGGCTGA
- the tssK gene encoding type VI secretion system baseplate subunit TssK, with protein sequence MHANKPLFWHQGLFLQPQHFQLADLHQLHRLRAIREFGQPYFWGVTRLKIRTGALERRNFEVSDIEILFDDGNFVCFPGNAKLEPRSFDKAWVDGEKPFMVYLGLRKWNPEGGNVSLVDDDASVVNTMFAASPDPEELPDMLGNGPVAQVKPMRYVLRLFFENELEDLGAYTILPLARLILDVQQVRLDDSFIPPALTMRASDSLNNIFKDISDQVASRCRRLEQYKNPAGLGAGDLDFTSTVFLLALRTLNRYAPKLKHLADAPNIHPWKAFGVLRQIIGELSSFSRDISALGEGGSGEKLVPDYDHENLGPCFEAARSIITHILDSLTAGPEFMSQFVFEDPYYTAELPERAFGPGNTFWLLVRTDRPDQALPEILKIAKLSATRGMSALLARAVHGIGLIHVENPPPGLPRSKGALCFRFDTLSHLWEDVEKSRSISLYWDSAPKEMTAYIAAMRG encoded by the coding sequence GTGCACGCTAATAAACCGCTTTTCTGGCATCAGGGATTATTTTTACAACCTCAGCATTTTCAACTGGCTGATCTGCACCAGTTGCATCGGCTGCGCGCAATTCGTGAATTTGGGCAGCCTTATTTCTGGGGGGTGACCCGGTTGAAAATTCGCACGGGCGCACTTGAGCGTCGCAATTTTGAAGTCAGTGATATTGAAATTTTGTTCGATGACGGTAATTTTGTTTGTTTTCCCGGCAACGCAAAGCTTGAGCCTCGTTCGTTTGATAAGGCATGGGTGGATGGCGAGAAGCCCTTTATGGTTTATCTCGGTTTGCGGAAATGGAATCCTGAAGGCGGGAACGTTTCCCTTGTGGATGACGATGCATCGGTTGTGAACACTATGTTTGCCGCGTCTCCCGATCCTGAAGAGTTACCCGATATGCTTGGAAACGGACCTGTGGCTCAGGTCAAACCCATGCGTTATGTGCTGCGTCTTTTTTTCGAAAATGAACTGGAAGATCTTGGAGCATATACCATACTTCCGCTGGCCCGTCTGATTCTTGATGTTCAGCAGGTCCGTCTGGATGACAGTTTCATCCCGCCTGCTTTGACCATGAGAGCTTCGGATTCATTGAATAATATTTTTAAAGATATAAGTGATCAGGTGGCTTCCCGTTGCCGCCGGCTGGAGCAGTATAAAAATCCGGCAGGACTCGGAGCAGGTGATCTGGATTTCACTTCAACTGTTTTCCTGCTCGCTTTGCGAACTCTGAACCGGTATGCTCCGAAATTAAAGCATCTGGCTGATGCTCCTAACATCCATCCTTGGAAAGCGTTCGGTGTATTGCGCCAGATTATCGGGGAGTTATCTTCATTTTCGCGTGATATATCTGCCCTTGGCGAAGGGGGGAGCGGTGAAAAGCTTGTACCTGATTATGATCATGAAAATCTGGGGCCTTGTTTCGAAGCAGCGCGGTCTATTATTACTCATATTCTTGACAGCCTTACTGCCGGACCTGAATTTATGAGTCAGTTCGTTTTTGAAGATCCGTATTACACCGCGGAGCTGCCGGAACGTGCTTTCGGTCCGGGAAATACTTTCTGGCTGCTGGTCAGAACCGACCGCCCTGATCAGGCCCTTCCGGAAATCTTAAAGATTGCCAAACTTTCAGCGACCAGAGGCATGAGTGCTTTGCTCGCCAGAGCGGTGCATGGCATTGGATTAATTCATGTTGAGAATCCGCCTCCCGGACTTCCCCGTTCCAAGGGTGCTCTTTGTTTCCGCTTCGATACTCTGTCTCACCTGTGGGAAGATGTTGAGAAGTCGCGCAGTATTTCACTGTACTGGGATTCCGCTCCTAAAGAAATGACGGCTTATATCGCGGCTATGAGAGGTTAA
- a CDS encoding type VI secretion lipoprotein TssJ, whose protein sequence is MRCKCFKLFFVMLLFITVSCGGKQKPVDPTTVTTPASSPDQMKWTYQTNAISFQLNVDKNLNEYDGSPHSLLLCVYQLTELSKFKELAGSTTGLGKLYNCTSFGPTVKQVKREFVQPGKNATISMDRAEGAKFVGIAAGYYDLQGGGATRTWQIPMNISETGMLFWSDTWYAPAKLDAMIILGPHEIQKVGE, encoded by the coding sequence ATGCGCTGTAAGTGCTTTAAACTGTTCTTTGTTATGCTTTTATTTATTACCGTAAGTTGCGGGGGTAAACAGAAGCCTGTTGACCCTACTACAGTAACGACTCCGGCATCCAGTCCAGATCAGATGAAATGGACCTATCAGACTAATGCCATTTCCTTTCAATTGAATGTTGACAAAAATTTAAATGAATACGACGGATCGCCGCATTCGCTTTTGCTGTGCGTTTACCAGTTAACGGAGTTGAGTAAGTTTAAGGAGCTGGCAGGCTCAACCACCGGGCTGGGCAAATTATATAACTGCACAAGCTTTGGGCCTACGGTTAAACAGGTTAAACGGGAATTTGTTCAACCCGGAAAAAATGCAACAATATCAATGGACCGGGCCGAAGGGGCGAAGTTTGTAGGTATTGCAGCCGGGTATTATGATCTTCAGGGTGGCGGGGCTACCCGTACATGGCAGATTCCCATGAATATATCGGAGACAGGAATGCTTTTCTGGTCGGATACATGGTATGCTCCGGCTAAACTGGATGCCATGATAATTCTTGGTCCGCATGAGATACAAAAGGTCGGGGAGTAA
- a CDS encoding AMIN domain-containing protein, with translation MLTIFYRRFYILLFLIWLTAMAGVFVLSVWGNFDTFIADFSKIAQVGIAPENSGNSKNGTNVDVVKRATNAIMHKTKVAGNAVRMEVVREVRGVERAVEQDVDEVEAVVESTRGSSKETQEEKAGLLDDTQRERAAKLTKMDISVVDDQLLASLSTTKSVGRVTYFWMNDPTRLVVDLRGEWENEISRINDIPDSFVNRVIIGMHPDRLRLVFRLTGASRGGKPGLLRTSDGLEIAVDNPE, from the coding sequence GTGCTGACAATATTCTACCGGAGATTTTACATTCTGCTTTTTCTGATCTGGCTTACAGCTATGGCAGGTGTTTTTGTGTTATCCGTGTGGGGAAATTTCGATACGTTCATTGCTGATTTCAGCAAAATAGCACAGGTCGGAATTGCTCCTGAGAATTCCGGAAATTCCAAAAACGGGACAAACGTAGATGTTGTAAAGCGTGCAACAAATGCCATCATGCATAAAACAAAAGTCGCTGGAAACGCGGTTCGTATGGAAGTTGTCCGTGAAGTGCGCGGTGTGGAGCGAGCTGTTGAACAGGATGTGGATGAGGTTGAAGCTGTAGTAGAGTCAACTCGGGGTTCTTCGAAAGAAACTCAGGAAGAGAAGGCCGGTCTTTTAGATGATACTCAGAGAGAGAGGGCGGCAAAGCTCACCAAAATGGATATCTCGGTGGTTGATGACCAGCTTTTAGCCAGTTTAAGCACGACAAAAAGTGTGGGCAGGGTTACTTATTTTTGGATGAACGATCCTACCCGTCTGGTGGTAGATTTGCGCGGTGAGTGGGAAAATGAAATATCGCGCATAAATGATATCCCTGACAGTTTTGTAAACAGGGTGATCATCGGAATGCATCCGGACCGCCTGCGTCTGGTTTTCAGGTTAACAGGTGCTTCGAGGGGAGGGAAACCGGGGCTTTTGCGTACCTCTGATGGGCTGGAAATAGCGGTGGATAATCCTGAGTAG
- a CDS encoding type VI secretion protein IcmF/TssM N-terminal domain-containing protein — MKKLILQILKALFYVLLFVAAAVASYALVTYKGWPWWAGACLFGGVIGFVVAILFMRKWFLRRRERKFVKRIVDQDDSAIAAAPVHERARLQDLQTRWMDAVELLRSSELRKRGNPLYVLPWYMVFGESDSGKTTAVASSRLTTILTDVGPVPGVSATKNCDWWFFEEAIILDTAGRYAIPLDESRDKEEWERFLTLLVKYRKKEPLNGLIVTVPADRLLGGDEDGLAEYGRSLRRRINELMRVLGVRFPVYVLITKMDLVFGLKGLTEVLPEYTHSQAMGLVNETMMADPEEFVDKAILSVTERLRELRLLLLDSSSRFDPAFLLFSEELDRLRPRIKAFAVGAFEDNPYQELPLFRGMFFSSGEQTGEQSSEFISGLSSLKNVEKKLPKTARGLFLHDFFSKILPRDRNLFTPILEFLKWKLLTRNMGMGVWLLILFFLSGLFSLSYIANQRAMNDLFVAFPEKPVFSEKVDEKIVQIDGFRKKILDLHNLNSDWWIPRMGLEVSNEAEFEIKKLYCQDVESLLLKPMDEQLDSAVNKLDVKSTEQLTSSFIKLLVWRIDLIKNRLSTGTRKPLSDFELPSGRAMSTAIEGFNPDLMKYFGELYGSYLEWNDNTEGLSEQKMLLQARLGKVFSLKGSDFKWLVDWINDNPELEPVTLQDFWGGPQLLLKNEIYVAPAYTQSGHKMLQGFLAELKDAMQDVGEFDKKEKAFWVWYAGEYYKIWFNFAEHFADGKKQLLTKNDYRDMAAKMALPNNPYFRLLTQMKDEFSPIKKIITPPDWVNQVLYFNVVLAQYKASKAKGVEESSEKAQDSLRKIVAEFGGKIAQDVEQRIEVAKRLDGYINVLDDVSAFTDTQEKAFKSAAALFPGSGGSPGGSSGGGSSGASGSAALKKNPVEGATQAMSALKAHMNSEGRGSDMFWHLVAGPLDFIVYVIISEASCELQQLWEGQVLAEVAHVPSNKLRENLFGKTGVVNKFITGTAKPFLSRDTKGWRSKVWMGIPFPFKDDFFTFLNDGARGSQEIQPEYKVTLSTLPTSVNTNATQEPYSTILTVECGSAQQVLSNFNYAEEMLFTWKPEDCGTTTLTIKFPGLSLTRSYDGKLGFAKFLGEFRGGVMTFTPKDFPQQEKALIDLGVETVKVGYAFKGAAPVIELLDIKPLNIPDNISNCWQ, encoded by the coding sequence ATGAAGAAACTAATTCTACAGATACTCAAGGCTCTCTTTTACGTGCTGCTTTTTGTCGCGGCAGCGGTGGCCTCTTATGCACTGGTTACTTATAAAGGCTGGCCGTGGTGGGCCGGAGCTTGTCTTTTCGGCGGGGTTATCGGTTTTGTTGTTGCGATTCTTTTTATGCGTAAATGGTTTTTGCGTAGACGCGAAAGGAAATTTGTCAAGCGTATTGTCGATCAGGATGATTCTGCCATTGCAGCAGCTCCGGTTCATGAAAGGGCACGTTTGCAGGATCTGCAAACAAGGTGGATGGATGCTGTGGAACTTTTGCGTTCTTCAGAACTGCGTAAGCGTGGTAATCCGCTTTATGTTTTGCCTTGGTATATGGTTTTTGGCGAGTCTGATTCTGGTAAAACCACAGCGGTGGCCAGCAGCAGGCTGACTACTATTCTTACCGATGTAGGGCCTGTGCCGGGTGTTTCTGCTACCAAGAATTGCGACTGGTGGTTTTTTGAAGAGGCTATAATTTTAGATACCGCAGGTCGCTATGCCATTCCGCTTGATGAGTCACGTGACAAAGAGGAATGGGAGAGATTTCTTACGCTTTTGGTTAAGTATCGTAAAAAAGAACCGCTTAACGGTTTGATTGTTACGGTCCCCGCTGACAGGCTGTTAGGCGGCGATGAAGACGGACTTGCCGAGTATGGACGCAGTCTCAGACGGCGTATCAATGAGCTTATGCGTGTACTTGGGGTGCGTTTTCCGGTTTACGTGCTGATTACCAAGATGGATCTTGTTTTCGGACTTAAAGGACTGACCGAAGTTCTGCCGGAATATACACACTCTCAGGCTATGGGGCTGGTTAATGAAACTATGATGGCTGACCCTGAAGAGTTCGTGGATAAAGCCATACTCAGCGTAACAGAGAGATTGCGTGAACTCAGGTTGCTTCTGCTTGACAGCAGCAGTCGTTTTGATCCCGCTTTTCTGCTTTTTTCAGAGGAACTTGACCGTTTGCGTCCACGGATCAAGGCGTTTGCCGTCGGAGCCTTTGAAGACAATCCATATCAGGAACTGCCATTGTTTCGGGGGATGTTCTTTTCCAGTGGTGAACAGACCGGCGAACAGAGTTCAGAATTTATCAGCGGACTTTCTTCACTTAAAAATGTTGAAAAAAAGTTGCCTAAAACTGCACGCGGTCTCTTCCTGCATGACTTTTTTTCTAAAATACTGCCTCGCGACCGTAATTTATTCACGCCTATTCTTGAGTTTCTTAAATGGAAGCTTTTGACCAGAAATATGGGAATGGGTGTCTGGCTGCTGATTCTGTTTTTTTTGAGCGGTCTTTTCAGTCTGTCATATATCGCCAACCAGAGGGCTATGAATGATCTCTTTGTTGCTTTTCCGGAAAAACCTGTTTTTTCGGAAAAGGTCGACGAGAAGATTGTTCAAATTGATGGATTCAGGAAGAAAATCCTTGATTTGCACAATCTTAATTCTGACTGGTGGATTCCACGTATGGGCCTTGAGGTCAGTAATGAAGCTGAATTTGAAATAAAAAAATTGTACTGTCAGGACGTAGAATCTCTTCTTCTTAAGCCCATGGACGAACAGCTCGATTCAGCTGTCAATAAACTGGATGTTAAATCTACGGAACAGCTTACCAGTTCTTTTATAAAACTTTTGGTCTGGCGGATTGATTTAATAAAAAATCGTTTAAGCACTGGAACAAGAAAGCCATTATCCGACTTTGAGCTTCCCTCGGGCAGGGCTATGTCAACTGCGATAGAGGGATTCAACCCCGATTTGATGAAATATTTTGGTGAATTGTATGGTTCATATCTTGAGTGGAATGATAATACCGAAGGTCTCTCTGAGCAGAAGATGTTATTACAGGCCCGGCTGGGAAAAGTTTTCAGTCTCAAAGGTTCTGATTTCAAGTGGCTGGTGGATTGGATAAATGACAATCCCGAGCTGGAGCCGGTTACTTTGCAGGATTTTTGGGGCGGTCCGCAATTGCTTTTGAAAAATGAAATATATGTCGCTCCAGCGTATACTCAGTCCGGTCATAAAATGTTGCAGGGCTTTCTTGCTGAGCTTAAAGACGCGATGCAGGATGTAGGTGAATTTGATAAAAAAGAAAAGGCCTTCTGGGTCTGGTATGCAGGTGAATATTATAAAATCTGGTTTAACTTTGCAGAGCACTTTGCTGATGGCAAAAAACAGCTTCTGACCAAGAATGATTACCGTGACATGGCTGCTAAAATGGCATTGCCGAATAATCCTTATTTCCGTTTACTTACTCAGATGAAAGATGAATTCAGTCCTATTAAAAAAATTATAACCCCTCCGGACTGGGTTAATCAGGTTTTATATTTTAATGTAGTTCTAGCGCAATACAAGGCCAGCAAGGCCAAAGGTGTTGAAGAGTCCTCTGAGAAAGCTCAGGATTCACTTAGAAAAATAGTGGCCGAATTCGGTGGAAAAATAGCTCAGGATGTTGAACAGCGTATAGAAGTTGCTAAGAGGCTTGATGGTTATATTAACGTTCTTGATGATGTTTCCGCCTTTACTGATACGCAAGAAAAAGCCTTTAAGAGTGCCGCGGCCCTTTTTCCCGGTTCAGGGGGAAGTCCGGGCGGTTCTTCCGGCGGAGGTTCAAGCGGGGCATCGGGTAGTGCTGCGTTGAAAAAAAATCCTGTCGAAGGAGCAACTCAGGCAATGTCTGCGCTTAAAGCTCACATGAACAGCGAAGGTCGCGGTTCCGATATGTTCTGGCATCTGGTTGCCGGTCCGCTTGATTTTATAGTCTATGTAATCATATCCGAAGCTTCCTGTGAATTGCAGCAGTTGTGGGAAGGGCAGGTGCTTGCTGAGGTTGCGCATGTTCCAAGTAATAAGCTTAGGGAAAATCTTTTTGGCAAAACCGGAGTGGTAAATAAGTTTATTACTGGTACGGCCAAGCCTTTTCTGTCTCGCGATACCAAAGGATGGCGCAGTAAGGTCTGGATGGGCATCCCGTTTCCGTTTAAGGATGACTTCTTTACTTTCTTAAATGACGGCGCACGCGGCAGTCAGGAGATTCAGCCCGAATACAAGGTCACCCTTTCCACCCTTCCGACTTCGGTAAATACCAATGCGACGCAGGAACCATATTCAACAATACTTACCGTGGAGTGCGGCAGTGCACAGCAGGTTTTGTCTAATTTCAACTATGCAGAGGAAATGCTTTTTACCTGGAAGCCGGAAGACTGCGGAACAACTACGCTGACAATCAAGTTTCCCGGACTCAGTCTTACCCGCAGTTATGATGGAAAGCTTGGTTTTGCAAAGTTTCTTGGTGAATTCCGTGGCGGGGTAATGACATTTACTCCTAAGGATTTTCCGCAGCAGGAGAAGGCTTTAATCGACCTTGGCGTAGAGACCGTGAAGGTTGGCTATGCTTTCAAGGGAGCGGCTCCGGTCATCGAATTACTTGATATTAAACCCCTAAATATTCCTGACAACATTTCGAACTGCTGGCAATAA
- a CDS encoding methyl-accepting chemotaxis protein, which produces MKCFQNLRMMYKIMLPIGILLLAALASMEYFAANHSSKAIEKVAKKEISALARQYSGEILNYMTYAQGQAQGLASTFAQFRRENIDLSREDAISMLVGLIKGDDSFIGGSNGWEPNAFDGRDAEYANTELHDKTGRLIPYAFRAAGSFKVVPLAEYFVPGDGDYYLKPIERRRPYITPPYPYNVDGKQLTLTTIGVPIMLDGRPLGVVCVDMPITNINELVSQIRPYETGYAWLMMPNGDFIYHPDTDLVGKNILDIVKFDDESGFKRAMDKGKPFFEIQTSGASGKRSMVQYVPIEFKDSGQRWYLAVSAPMNEILSDAHDLTRDLLTMGAITLVLVMIAIFFVARSISRPIGIMAGTAKEVAGGNMDINFDDSMFGGELLDLNIAMREMLTGLVEHISMSEKMTEQAKKQTMKAQIALKEADEARNQAENAKREGMLHAADRLADIVSQVASASQELTAQIDESNRGSENQRERTTESATAMEQMNASVLEVARNAAEAADSADNARSEAEKGGAIVNDVVKHINKVQTMTVEMEKGLNMLGEQAEGIGKIMNVITDIADQTNLLALNAAIEAARAGDAGRGFAVVADEVRKLAEKTMDATKEVGNYISAIQNGTRENINGMTMAAAEVAASTESANEAGNALEGIVEIVEETAGQVRSIATASEEQSAASEQINRGIEEVNLIANDNAQAMRESSVAVEELMKLGEELTSLIEQLRQS; this is translated from the coding sequence ATGAAATGTTTTCAAAATTTACGTATGATGTACAAGATCATGCTGCCCATAGGAATCCTGCTTTTAGCAGCCTTGGCCAGTATGGAATACTTTGCCGCAAACCACAGTTCAAAAGCGATTGAAAAAGTGGCAAAAAAAGAAATCTCTGCTCTTGCAAGGCAATACAGTGGAGAAATCTTAAACTACATGACCTATGCTCAAGGGCAGGCTCAGGGTCTGGCCAGTACTTTTGCTCAATTCAGGCGTGAAAATATCGATCTGAGCAGAGAAGATGCTATCTCTATGCTTGTCGGCCTTATCAAGGGAGATGACAGCTTCATAGGTGGCAGTAACGGGTGGGAACCCAACGCCTTTGATGGTCGCGATGCAGAATATGCAAACACCGAACTTCATGATAAAACAGGCCGTCTTATTCCTTATGCCTTCCGGGCTGCAGGAAGTTTCAAGGTTGTTCCTCTTGCAGAATATTTTGTGCCCGGGGACGGAGATTATTACCTGAAGCCTATTGAAAGGCGCAGACCATACATTACTCCCCCTTATCCTTATAACGTTGATGGTAAACAGCTTACTTTGACGACCATTGGTGTCCCGATAATGCTTGATGGTCGTCCACTTGGTGTTGTCTGTGTGGATATGCCCATCACGAACATCAACGAACTAGTTTCGCAAATCCGCCCTTATGAGACTGGCTATGCATGGCTGATGATGCCCAACGGAGATTTTATCTATCATCCGGACACTGATCTCGTAGGTAAAAATATCCTTGATATCGTTAAATTTGACGATGAATCCGGATTCAAAAGGGCAATGGATAAGGGTAAACCTTTCTTTGAAATTCAGACCTCAGGTGCAAGCGGTAAGCGTTCTATGGTCCAGTATGTGCCTATCGAATTTAAAGACAGCGGACAGCGTTGGTATCTGGCCGTAAGTGCGCCCATGAATGAAATTCTTTCTGATGCACATGATCTTACCCGCGACCTGTTGACAATGGGTGCCATTACGCTTGTTCTGGTGATGATTGCGATTTTCTTTGTTGCGCGGTCTATCTCCAGACCCATCGGGATTATGGCAGGAACGGCAAAAGAAGTAGCTGGCGGTAATATGGATATCAATTTTGATGATTCCATGTTCGGCGGCGAACTGCTTGATCTAAATATCGCCATGCGTGAGATGCTGACCGGACTGGTGGAACATATTTCCATGTCCGAAAAAATGACTGAGCAGGCAAAAAAGCAGACAATGAAAGCTCAGATTGCTCTCAAAGAAGCTGATGAAGCCCGCAATCAGGCGGAAAATGCAAAGCGTGAAGGCATGTTACATGCTGCGGATCGCTTAGCGGATATTGTCTCTCAGGTTGCCAGTGCGAGTCAGGAGCTTACCGCCCAGATTGATGAATCCAACCGTGGTTCAGAAAATCAGCGTGAACGAACAACTGAATCAGCCACCGCCATGGAGCAGATGAACGCCAGTGTGCTGGAGGTTGCCCGTAATGCGGCTGAAGCTGCGGATTCTGCTGATAATGCCCGTTCCGAAGCCGAAAAAGGCGGGGCTATCGTTAATGACGTAGTCAAGCACATCAACAAAGTTCAAACGATGACTGTTGAGATGGAAAAAGGGCTGAACATGCTTGGGGAACAGGCTGAAGGAATCGGCAAAATAATGAACGTTATTACCGATATTGCCGACCAGACCAACCTGCTGGCCCTGAATGCTGCCATTGAAGCGGCCCGTGCGGGTGATGCCGGTCGAGGGTTCGCTGTTGTTGCTGACGAGGTCCGCAAGTTAGCTGAAAAAACTATGGATGCCACTAAGGAAGTCGGAAATTATATTTCTGCAATCCAAAACGGAACCCGTGAAAATATAAACGGCATGACTATGGCTGCCGCTGAGGTTGCCGCCAGCACAGAATCTGCCAACGAGGCCGGTAATGCTCTGGAAGGCATCGTAGAGATCGTTGAGGAGACGGCAGGACAGGTACGCAGCATTGCTACCGCTTCCGAAGAGCAGTCCGCTGCCAGTGAGCAGATCAACCGCGGAATCGAAGAAGTAAATCTCATTGCCAACGACAATGCTCAAGCCATGCGTGAGTCTTCCGTAGCAGTGGAGGAACTCATGAAACTGGGAGAAGAACTGACCAGCCTTATTGAACAGTTACGTCAGTCGTAG
- a CDS encoding alpha/beta hydrolase family protein: MKSVTIIALIGLLILPMGGKAAADGKSFDAHATSFAYFFKDTDMDFHFGNLILGSAGNGSVEIGEAFYAASQIKDGDAASWQTVWYQLAQRVEARGIKSLERGHTVSARNQLLRAAYYYRISLLAMKPQNPELEIRGLKCRSLMKQAGALFTPPLEFFEIPFENTVLQGYFRKADPSDKPAKTLIMIGGGETYIEDLFFYIAPQAHERGYNFMTVDLPGQGLSPHTGHVFRTDTNVPMKAVVDYALSRQDVDPDKLAAYGISGGGLFVPQAAMHDQRIKAIIMNSAVVDAYALFKSMPAALASKEKRDLWTSFHSGVVESICWRYGVNKPSELIEANKGNTFDASKIAAPALLITGEGEYKSKEVQRQQKVALDNFSDPRSRLMVTPSDEGASNHCLMENRSVVGQILFDWLDDIFK; encoded by the coding sequence ATGAAATCCGTTACAATTATAGCACTCATAGGACTGTTGATTCTCCCGATGGGCGGGAAGGCGGCTGCAGACGGTAAAAGCTTTGATGCGCATGCCACCAGCTTTGCCTACTTCTTTAAGGATACCGACATGGACTTTCATTTCGGTAACTTGATTCTTGGTTCTGCCGGAAACGGCAGTGTCGAAATAGGAGAAGCTTTCTATGCGGCATCGCAAATAAAAGATGGAGATGCTGCCAGCTGGCAGACAGTGTGGTATCAATTGGCTCAGCGGGTTGAAGCTCGCGGAATTAAATCATTGGAGCGGGGTCACACCGTCAGTGCGCGAAATCAGCTTCTTCGTGCTGCATATTACTACCGGATATCCCTGCTGGCCATGAAACCTCAGAACCCTGAACTTGAAATCCGGGGCCTCAAATGCCGTTCTCTAATGAAACAGGCAGGCGCCCTTTTCACTCCTCCGTTAGAATTTTTTGAAATTCCTTTTGAAAACACAGTACTACAAGGATACTTCCGCAAAGCCGATCCCTCTGACAAACCGGCTAAAACCCTGATAATGATTGGCGGCGGTGAAACATACATAGAAGATCTCTTCTTTTACATTGCACCTCAGGCCCATGAACGCGGCTACAACTTCATGACCGTTGACCTTCCGGGACAAGGTCTGTCACCTCATACCGGACATGTATTTCGCACTGACACAAACGTACCCATGAAAGCAGTTGTGGATTATGCGCTCAGCCGTCAGGATGTTGATCCGGACAAACTGGCTGCATACGGCATCAGCGGCGGAGGGTTATTTGTCCCGCAGGCCGCCATGCATGACCAGCGGATAAAAGCCATTATCATGAACTCGGCTGTTGTTGATGCATATGCACTGTTTAAATCCATGCCAGCCGCACTGGCCTCAAAGGAAAAGAGGGATTTATGGACATCATTTCATAGCGGTGTAGTTGAATCCATATGCTGGAGATACGGTGTAAACAAGCCGTCAGAACTTATTGAGGCGAATAAGGGTAATACGTTTGACGCTTCAAAAATAGCTGCTCCGGCCCTGCTTATAACAGGAGAAGGAGAGTATAAGAGCAAGGAAGTGCAGCGGCAGCAAAAGGTTGCGCTTGATAATTTCTCTGATCCGAGAAGCCGTTTGATGGTGACACCTTCCGACGAGGGAGCAAGCAACCACTGTCTTATGGAAAATCGGAGTGTGGTCGGCCAAATCCTTTTCGACTGGTTGGATGATATATTCAAATGA